DNA from Victivallaceae bacterium:
TTACCGAAAGCAAAAGACAAAACGGCACTAGCCGTATAAGGACCTATGCCTTTAATCGAAAGTAAAGATTTCAAATCTTCAGGCCATTGACCACCAAATTTTCGAACAATTTCAATAGCTCCGGCCTTGATATTCCTGGCTCTTGAATAATAACCTAATCCTTCCCAAAGTTTCAAAATCGACTCTTCCGAAGCAGAGGCTACATCTCCGATGTTGGGAAAAAAATACATCCATTTTTCGAAATAAGGAACGACAGTCTTTGCCACCGTTTGTTGTAACATGACTTCCGAAATCCAAACCCGATAAGGCGTTTTATTAATTCTCCAAGGAAAAAATCTCTTATTTTCATTAAACCAATTGTTTAAATTTACTATCGGAAATTTCGAAACGGATATGGAACTCACTTTAACTATCACCGATTTTTTGCTAGAATCATCAATTTGAAAAACTAAAAATGACTATTTTATGAAATTTTGTTGGAAAACGGAAGAAGAAGAAGAACGCCTTTCCGCTTTTCTTAAAAAAAAATTAAAAAACGAGTATTCGAACCGGGATATCTCTCAATCGATACTTAATCAGAGATGCATCGTCAATGGTTTTACGGAAAGATTCAATTCCTATAAACTCAAATTCGGTGATCTTGTTGAATTTTATCCTAGCCGATACATCCGGCCCCAATTCGAAAGTGAACGGATCATTCAAAATTATCCCGAATACCTTATCTATGACAAACCGGCTCATATCACTACCGAAGAACTGATTCGTTTGAGCGGACTAAAATGCGTTCACAGATTGGATCGCGACACATCGGGTTGTCTAATCATGCCTAAAACGAAAAAAGCCCTACTTAAATTCAATCGGATATTTTCAGAACGAAAAATAATAAAAACTTACAGAGCTGTCGTTTACGGAACGATAGCTAAAAAATCCGGGTGTATTTGCACGAATACGGCTCCCGTATTAAGACGACAAGGAAAAGTAATTTTCGATAACTTAAAAACACCGGACTCTAAGTTAACGATAACTCACTGGAAAGTTCTCGGATACGGGAAAGAAACTACTCTCGTCGAGTGCCGACCGGAAACGGGACGTACGCACCAAATCCGTCTTCACATGAAAACTTTAGGACATCCTATAGTGGGTGACCCTGATTACGGCCCTAAAAAACAGACCATGTTGACATTTCGACATCTACTTCATGCCCTTGAATTAAACTTTACATGTCCTTTTACTCAAGCAATCGTGTTATGCCGTTCTTTCGATAAACTTTTAAACTTGAGTCTCTCGTTCACCCGTTAATAAGCATTTCACCAGTGACTGGTCGCCGCCTCGCAGTAATTGCCATTGTTTGTCAGGAGAGAGAATAGGACCACCTCCGACAGCGCCGTCTAATATTTTCTGTGCTTGCTGTAACAAATGTCTCCATCCTCCCCCTTCACAACCATCAACTTGATCCCTTGGTTCCTCGTCAGATCCGGAAGGTCCGGAAGGTCCGGATCGTCTGCTTGCATTCTCAGTCATTAACGCTTCGACTCGTAATCCTAAAGCGGATTGTAAAATATGATCTGTGGGAATCGGACTATCTCGATCGCCCGGATCTTTAACTGAATATCCTTTGAAAGCTAATAAAAAAACTACTAAAGCTAATAGCTCCACCTCAGTTAACCAACAACGCCCCCCTTTACATAGAACACGTAATATGGCTAACACAAGTATATATATAGAACATAACGTAACAACGCCCGGACCATGACCGGTCTGGGAAGAAAAATAACCAGACGTCAAAAAATTCTTAAAAAACTCCTCCTCGTTCATGCCTATGCAAACCTGCCCCTCCTCAGTCAGAATTTTAATCTCTGGAGGGAAGGTGGTGTCATCGTTAGTGCCCACCTCCGATACCCCCTGTTTTATCGCTGTAACCATTCCCGGAATCAGATTTAACTTATCGAGACATTTTTGACTCGTTTCGACTAACTGTCCCTTATGATGGAAGTCTACTTGACTTTCCATCTCAAGTTTAGCCTTCTTACACGCGTTATTAAGATCAGATTTCTCTTGTCTAGTTATCGAAAGATGTTGTCTCGCTCTATCATCCAGATCAATACCAGTCAACTTCTCCGCCTTTAAAAGAACCAGCGGACCGTATTCTTCTTCCAGAGTCTGTACTAATTGCGTAATATCCTCACGCGATTGTCCACGCCCTCCTGTACAAAACATATCCCAGGTATGGCAAAGACAAGATCCCACAGATCCGCATCCGCACTCACCCAAAGGACACCCGCAACCGGGACATCCGCATTCTTGACGACACCACGGAGCACAACCCGTATAACACGCCTCTGCGCCATCTTCAGTTTTTTGACTATTCAGTATATCGCCAATAACTTGCGAAACGCTTAGAATCGTTCCGGCTAGGTCTCCACTTAACGGTTGACTCGTAATCACCGGAGCGGCACTTGAAGATGATGTTCCGGTTCCACCTGAAGCACCTTGAGGGTCGTTTAGGGGACTATCAACAACATCTTTAGCTCCGTTACCGCCGTCTTCGGTAGAAAGTACGGTAAATGGACGACCACAACACCCAGGAACACAACCACACATAAAAGCAATCTCAATAAAAACAATAACTTGGCAAAGAAGAATGTATTATTTTCAGCATTATGTAAATAATTTTATTAACATTTTTATAGATTAAAAACAGACCGCAGCACTTCTTTGGTCCAAGTCCTTTAAAATACTTTTAAAATAAATGATTATCTTTAAGGAACACACCGAATTTCTTTTCATCAGTGCCGAGCGGAAGCCGTCGATTCTCCGCATTTCCGAAAAAAATAATATAACTTCATCATTCGTTCCTTAAGACTCCTGAATATTATTTTTTTCGAAAATTGACTGAACGTAAGCGGAGATTCACGATTGTATAAAACCCACTTCTCTTATGACGTGGATTATCGTTTTTTCGATCTTTTTTATAATGGAGTTGCTTGAGGGCTTCCGAATAAAAGATCTCTTACTCTGAGATCATTCGTATACAACATCCGATGTTGTTCTGGAATAGTCAAGTCTATCGGAATATCACAAGATCCCGAAGCTAAACGCGTTATCAGGCGTTTTACATGTATTTTTGCTAAACTCGAAGCATCTCGAATCGCACCGACATCGGCTCCTCCTCTTTCCAAATCTTGTTCTTGATGTGCGCCGTCTTGTAACCTTCTTATGGAAGCTCGTCCCAACTCGGATACTAAGATGTGATCCGCTGATATCTCACAAAAAGAAAATCCTCGGACGGCGAACATAAACATCACTAAAGCCTCTACTTCTTGATCCTGTACCCAGATACGACCCTGCTGACATAAATCATTCAACACCGAAACCACTTCCATAAATATCTGATATAAAACGGAAGCATCGGGTGGACCGGAACAGAAAAACCAATTAGGATTCAGGTAACGCTTCAACATATCTTCCTCGTTTAATCTTAAGCAATAATCGCCCTCACCGAAAACTTTCAAATTCAAAGATAAAACAACATCGCCGTCCTTACAACCGATTCTTTGCAATATCAATTCAGGCATTCCGGGAATTTGGGATAGAATCTCAATACATTGTACATATGAATCATTCGAAGAGGGGCTCCGGTAAGATGCCATTTTACTTGCTATTACGTTCCGCGCTCGTTTACATGCTCGTTCAAGTAGATGTTTTTCATAATCGGTCGGCTTATGATTCCGTCTTAACATTTCCTCTAATGAAAGACCGCACAGCATTTGGGCCTTTAAAAGAACCAGCGGACCGTATTCGGACTCTAAACGCTCTGCCAATAAACGGATGTTTTTACCCGTTTCATTGACACCTCCTGAAAATAACATATCCCAACTACGGCAAAAGAAGGCTCCGAAAGCTCCGCATCCGCAGCTCCCGTCGACATACCCGCATTCCTCGGAACATCTGTCATAGCACGATGAATCTCTCTGACTTAAAACACGTTTTATAATTTCGGAAACAGTCTCAATCTCCTCGGAAACGTCCAGTGAAGCAGTCTGAGATTGATTCGTAATTACCGACCCGGACGTAAGACGAACGGAAGAACCGGAGTTTTCAAAACCATTGATTTGTTCGCTACTACCCTCTTCGGGATTAGGTCTGTTAGTAAACAAAACACTAAATCCAGGAACACCACTACTCATAAATATAACTTCCTTAAAAAGAAAAAAGATGAAATGATAATAAACTATTTGTAATATAATGTATATTAAAACTTAATGTATGTTAAAAACTTATATCAAATTCTAAAGTTTCCGATAATGTCCGCTCATGTTTCTTGAAACCAAGAATTTTCAAAATCGTATTTGATTAATAATGAGTCCTAAGATAGGATTCGCCGTCTGTATTGAAAGCATTGTAATTTATGAGTAATCAAATGTTGAGTCTGGACTTAAAGGGAAAAAAAGTGTTTATCGCCGGCATCGGAGATGATCAAGGCTACGGCTGGGGAATCGCAAAAAGTCTTGCGAGTGCGGGAGCCGTCGTTCTTGTCGGAACTTGGGTACCGATATTGAAAATATTCAAACAATCTTTTGAAATGGGTAAGTTCGATGAATCTCGGAAATTATCGGATGGTTCTCTCATGAATTTTGCAAAAATTTATCCCCTTGATGCCTCTTTCGATGTTCCGGAAGACATCCCTGAAGAGGTTAAAGAGAATAAAAGATACAAAGAAGTTGCCGGTTATACGATACAAGAGGTTGCCGATGCGGTCAAAACCGATTTCAGTTCTATAGATTATCTTGTACACAGCTTGGCAAACGCTCCGGAAGTCACGAAATCTCTTTTAGACACCTCAAGAAAAGGTTATCTATCCGCATTAAGCAATTCTTCCTATTCGTTCGTGAGTTTGGTCTCCAGATTCGGTCCTCTTATGAGCAAGGGAGGAGGAGCCTTATCTCTGACTTACGAGGCTTCTCAAAAAGCCGTTCCCGGATATGGAGGAGGAATGAATGCCGCTAAGGCTGCATTGGAGAGCGATACGCGATTTTTAGCATGGGAAGCCGGAAGACGGTGGAGCATTCGTATTAATACGATCTCCGCAGGGCCTATTAAAAGCCGTGCCGGGAAAGCCATCGGTTTTATCGATAAAATGGTAGATTACTCTCTCGGCATGTCTCCGATACAAACTCCGATGACGGCTGACCAGGTCGGAAACGTAGCCGCCTTCTTACTGTCTCCTCTTGCGGAAGCGATTAACGGGAGCGTGTTATACGTCGATCACGGTGTGCACATGATGGGAGTAAGTCCCGAAATGCTTAGGTGAATTTTCGTTCGAAAATTTCTATCCCTTTCCGCAATCCGTAAAGAATTCCTTGTCGTTTAGCAGACGGGCACAGACAGTCAGCCAATCCGTGCATCATTTTAGGTGCCGTTTCCATGACGATTTTGAACGATCCGATATTCAAAAATCCTTCATCATTGAAATCATCCCCTGCCGTAATAACGAAAGGTTCATTTTGAGAAACGTTAGCTAGGAAATAAGACAAAGCCGATTCCTTCGTCCCTTCTTTCGGAGTAATATGCATGATTGAGAATTGAGAATGAAAAGGATGAGCGATTACACTCACACTGATAACCGAAAAAAAATCCGAGTTCACTAATATTTCCCTAATATCTTCCAAAACGGAAATACGTCCAAGAATCTTAATCACTGAAAGGTCCCCGAAAGGATAGGCATCTTCTAAAGAAAATACTTTTTTAAAACGTCTATCTCGTGCCTCTTGATTAGGAAAGTAAATGTTCTCAATAGCTTCCAAAATCAAGATCTCTTCTTTTTCGAGTGTCGAAGACAATTCTCTAAAATAAAGATCGTCATGTTCCACCCCGGATTCTATTACTGAAGCAACCGAGAAACCATTAATGATTTTTTTTAGAAAAGGAACACATTCGAACGAAAGCTTATGCGAAAAAAAACACTTTTCTTCTTCCGGAAACATTAAAGCCGTACCGTTTTGCACACCTAAATAATATGGGAAAGAGCAGGTTTGCAGTAATTCGCGAGCATACGCGTAATATCTACCGGTTAAAAACAATAACTCCCAACCCGATGCTTGAAGATCTTCTAGAAATGCTTTGATTTCAGGTTCCAATTCCCTTTTATTTGCCGTTAACGTTCCATCCAAATCGGTAGCTATAACACCTTTTTTCATAATGCAGAGCCTCAAAATATAATCCTTTGTATAGGATAACTCGAAATTCCTTTACCTTGTACCCATTTATTAAATATGATAAACATAATTTGGTCAGGAGAATTTCATCATGCCGAAGAACCAACTGAAACGGATTTTACGTCCATCATCGATTTTCGATCCTTTGCTTTCATCGGATAACATCTCGGACAATATCATTGAAGACTCCGTAGAAACCATGGAAGTCACGGGACCTTTTCCGACTACCATGAAGACCGAGTTTTTAAAAATGGGTTTGTCGTTGTTCCTTCTTTTAACGATTTTTACCGTTTGTGTGTGGGCTTTCAAAAAATTTCTGAAAAATAGAAGCACTCGTTTTAATAAAGGATCTTCCGCAATTAAAATTCTTGATCAAAGAGCTTTAAGTCATAAATCCGTTCTTTACATCGTTCAGGTAGTAGATAAAATCTTGATTATTGCAGAATCTTCCGAAGAAATTCGAATGTTATCCGAATTTCCTGAAAAAACCGATCTCAATACCGTGATGAGTGAACTGCAATCCAAAAAAAAAGCCGGTTCTTTTTCAACTGATTTCATCACTAAAACGGTTTCACGTCTAGGCAAAAAATTATCTTCATCGTAAAATTTATCTCGTGTTTACTGCCCTTTTATATTGTGGATTTTTATTGCATCGGTTATCTTGCTTACAGAGTGGGTTTATGCAGTTTTCATCATAATATCAAAACGCGTATCATAAAAAATCCACTCGAAAACAGAGTAGTGAGGCTCATTTGAACGATGTCCGGAAAAATTACTTTACTTATTAGGGGTTGAAAAGCAAAATATGCTGGTATTGACGCGAAAAAAAGAACAAAAAATCCGAATCGGGAAAGATGTTAAAATCACCGTTCTGAAGATACAAGGCAATCAAGTTTCCATTGGTATCGAAGCTCCTAAAAATATGCAAATCGTAAGAGAGGAGCTTATCCTTGAATCCGATAACTCCGATTCTTTTTCCGAATCGGAAATGTCTACGTTGAGATAGGGTGATTATGAAGCTTGTCCAAAACGAAATCATTCATTTTCTGAAAGAAAATGATTTTAAACCCCAGTTGGAAACTCAAAGCAATTTGGTTTATATTTTAATTAAGGTAAATCAAACAGAAGTTCCTCTTTTTTTCTGCATCAGAAACGACGGTGATCTGTTGCAGATGATTGCTTACATCCCTTATCAGTTAAAAGCGACCAGCAACGGAGAAACAGCCAGGCTTCTTCATCTCTTAAACAAAGATTTAGACATGCCGGGATTCGGTATGGATGAAGATCAAAATCTTATCTTTTATAGAGTCGTTCTTCCTTGTTTGGAACAGGAAATAGATCCCAAGCTAATATTAATTTACATCCGTACCTTTGAATTTGTTTGCGACAGTTTTTCTAATGCCATCGGTATGATTGCCGCAGGTCAAATCGATATTAATCGTTTGAAAACATCCGAATAGTCTTGTTATGGCAAAACAATTTATCTTTTACGACACTGAAACTACAGGAACAAACGTCGATAAGGATAGGATTATAGAGATTGCTGCCTACTATCCGTTTAAAGATAAAAGTTTCAGTTCCTATGTCAAACCTGACATTCCCGTACCGACTCAAGCAACCGCCATTCACGGAATCTCGGATGAAATGCTCACGGACGCTCCTTCCTTTAAAACGGTTTTTCACCAATTAAAGGAATTTTGCGGAGACGAGGTCATTCTTGTAGCTCACAATAACGACAATTTCGACGCTCCTCTTTTTGCTCGGGAATGTCAACGACATTCCATCCCGGAACTTGAATTTCCGACTTTAGATTCTTTGAAATGGGCTAGAAAATATCGAACCGATCTTCCCCGACATAATTTGCAATATCTTCGACAACTCTACGGCATCAACGTTAATCAGGCACACAGAGCACTTGACGATGTCATCGTCTTGCATCAATTGTTTAGTATTATGATAGGCGATCTTGATGCGGAAACGGTTTTACGTTTGATGTCTGAAGAAGAGTGTCCTTTAACAATGACTTTTGGCAAATACAAAGGCAAAAGTTTAGAAGAAATTCCCGATTCATATTTTAAATGGCTAAGAGAACAGGGAGCTTTAGATAAACCCGAAAATGAGAAGTTACGTAAAGCTATCGATAAATGTAAATCATGTTAGTTGCAGCCTTTTCTTCGTGTCCGAATGATATTTTTTTATTCCGTTCTTTTTTAACAAAAAAATCAAACACCGGTTTATTTTCCAAACTAATCATAAAAGATATCGAGTCATTAAATAATCTTGCAAAAACAGGAACCGTTTGCGTAATCAAGATATCGGCGGCTTTTTATCCGATAATACAAGATCGTTTCGAACTGTTACAAGTGGGCTCGACTTTCGGTTACAATCACGGTCCTAAAATAATAGCTCGTCAAGCCGATGCTTCCTTAATTTACGATAAAGTCGGTTTTCCGGGACAAACCACGACGGCCTACCGATTATTCAGAAAATTTTATTCCTGTCGTGAAAACGTTTTTCTACCCTACTCGGAAATTCCCAAACACGTTCAATCGAAGGCAATATCCGCCGGTGTGATCATTCATGAATCCGGATTGATTTGTGAAAAAATGGGACTACACGAACTAACGGATCTAGGAAAATTATGGTATCAAAGAACCAAGCTACCTTTACCTTTGGGTTGTATTGCCATATCCAGGTATCTTCATGATGACATGAAAAAGAGAATCAGAGAAGAGCTTGAAGCTTCTTTAAGAGAATCTCTAAGTCAAAGACAAGAAAGTCTTTTGCTTGCTGCTCAATATTCCCAAGAAAAAGATCTACAAGTCATCGATAAGTTTATAGACACTTATGTTTCCCGAGATACGCTTTGCATCTCTAATGAAGGTCTACAGGCTTTGATCAATTTATGGTCATAAAAAAAATATTGCTTGCCATGGCGGATCCTGTAGAAGCCATCGATATCGTTCGTCGTTTTGATATGAAAAATACGAATAAAGGATATTCCGTAATTATAGAAGAGAAACTACGTCTTGATATATGTTTTACGGGATATGGATGTTGTTTAGCCGCTGCGAATCTTGCTTATCATTTACTGCATATCGAACGATATTATAACATGGTTATCAATTCAGGGTTTGCCGGAATTTTAAAACCGGATATTTATCCTCTTTATGCTGTTACGGAAGTCACCAAAGTTCATAAATTCATACCGAATTTTAACCACGGAAACGAGAAGACCGAAGCAATCATTCAAAAAGCCTTCCCTTCTATCGATTGCCCGGAAACAACCCTAGGTTCCGTCCTGATGACTTCGGATTCCCCGCTTTCTTTTTATCACTCCGGATACCGCTTACACGATGCCGATTTAGTCGATATGGAAGGATACGGTATCGCATCGCTGGCAATTACGCTGAATATACCGTTTAAGCTAATTAAAATCGGATCGGACCGGGTTAATCATCCGAATGATCAACAAATACTCAGAAAACAACCTGAAATTCCGGCACAAGCTCTCGGAAAATGGTTTGAAGAATATTTATTCACAAACGATCTCTTCAGGGATATCTCTTATATCACCTTCGACAAGTCCTAATTTTCCGTATCCGGTTTCCCACATAAGCTTAAATTCCTGACAAAGATTAAGAAGTTCTTCTTTAGATCCTTCCGCTATTTTCTTTCCTGCTTTTAAATAGATAATTTTATCGACATGTTCTAAGGTCGATAGTTTATGTGCGATGATAATCTGGGTATAAACATCCTTTGTCCTTTCCAAAACATCTTTAATATAAGACTCACTGAGTGCATCCAAAGCCGAAGTGGCTTCATCCAGAACTAAAATAGAAGCTTTTTTAAGAAGAGCTCTTGCAATAGACAATCTTTGTTGCTGTCCGCCGGAAAGATTTTTACCTGTTTCTTCAAGAGTATAATCACATCCTCCGGGAAGCTTCATAATAAATTCTTTAGAGAAAGAATCGGATAGCGCCTTATCAATCTCCTCAAATTTGAATTCATTACCTAAAGTCAGATTGTTATGAATGGTATCATAAAACAGAAACGTTTCTTGAGGCACGCATGCAATGTGTTTTCTCAAAGAATCCGGGGTATAATCATAAATAGATCTACCGTCTATGAGAATCTCGCCTGAAGTCACATCATAAAGTCGAGTTAATAATTTAGCAATCGTCGATTTACCGGATCCGGTAGGACCGACTATTCCTAATGATTCTCCTTTTTTTAAATTAAAACTTATATCCGTAATGACGGGTTCTCCGGGATAATATCCGAAAGTTACGTTACGAAATTCTATATCGTAATGAAAACCTTGCAGTTCTTCCGGTTCCTTAATACCGGCTCGCTCATCACGAATCAAAAAAATCTCATTCATTCGTTCTGCTGCCGCAACGCCCTTCATGATATGCGTATTCTCATCGGCAAATTTTTTAATCGGCTCATATACCAGATAAAGCAACCCGCAAAAAACCATAAGTTCCGTTGGATTAATGTTGAGATGATAGATACCGGTCACTATAACGAAAGCGAAAAATAAAGAAGAAACGGCATGAAGAAGAGGACGAGGAGCCAGACCATAACGAGCACTTTTTTCTTCCAAACACGCAATTTTATCGTTGTGTTTGGAATATTTCGTAAAAGAAAAACCTTCACTACCGAATAATTTAACGGTCATTATCCCGGACAAAAACTCAATTAAAACGGATGAAAAACCGTCTTGATTTTTTTGAATCGATCTTGCTAACGATTTAATTTTCCGAGCCAAATACATTATCGGCAATACGAAAACGGGAAAGCCCAAGAAAACGAATACCGTCAATTTCCATGAGATCGAGCTGCACACCCAGACGGTAGATAATAAGGTAAAGGGAGCCTGTAGATAATTAATAAATAAAGCGTTTACGGATAAAGCAATATTTTCGGAGTCAACGATAACCCGATTACTTAAATTACCTATATCATGCTCATGATAAAAAGAAAGCGGAAGAGCTTGAATGGAGCAGAAATACTCTTTTCTCAAATCTCGACTGATACGTATGGCCGTTTTTTGATTGAAAAACCTATAACTGAAAAGAGAGATTGCTTTCAGGCAGGCAACGACAATCAAAAATAAAGCCAATCCATAAAAATTGGATGAAAAATTAAAAATCTTATCAAAACAACCCGTAAGTCGTTGAAAAAATGAACGTTTTCCTCTGACGGTTTGGTACTTCGCTATGTTTTCTTTCGTTAAAGGATTATCCAAATTTCCGGTGATTTCTTCCCAGGTCGTCGAAGCTTCCCGATAAGTCAACACCTGATTCTTATCGGGAGAGAAATCCCGTTTCAAAAGACCGAAAATTTCAGGCCCTGTTCTAACGACAACACCGAGAGACAAAATCTCCATCTGAGAAGTTAAAGTCAGACCGAGCATACCTATAAGGGTGAGGGGAAGTAAAAGAAAATGTCGTTTATTCTTGAGGAGAATTTTCAGAAGAACTTTCATATCGGCCTATATTACGAAATTTTCGATAGCGTTTTTCAATAAGTTCTTCACCGGATAAGTTCTTAAGAAGGTTTGATTGTTTCAAAACAAAATCCTTTACATTCTTGTATACTTCATTGGGATTATGATGAGCACCACCGACGGGTTCCTTAATTATGACATCTATAATTTCGAACCCCAAAAGATCTTCGGCCTGCATTTTCAACATATCCGCCGAATCGCTATTCCTTTTAGGATCTTTCCACAAAATAGACGCACAACCTTCGGGTGAAATCACGGAATAATAGGAATGTTCAAGCATGGCCACAACATCTCCTATCCCCATCCCTAAAGCACCTCCGGAACAACCTTCGCCTATGACCAAGACGATAATCGGCGTCGCAAGAACGGATAAATCTCTTAGATTTTGAGCGATAGCCCAACCTTGACCTCTTTCTTCGGCAACCAAACCCGGATAAGCTCCCGGGGTATCCAATAAAAAAAGAATCGGAAGTCCGAATTTTTCGGCAAGCTTAGCCAAACGCAGCGCTTTTCTGAAACCTTCCGGATGAAGCATTCCGAAATTTCTATGGATACGAGAATCGGTGTCGCAGCCTTTTTCTTGGCCTACAACCATAAACTTGGAGCCCCCTATCTTACCGACACCACCAACGACTGCGGGATCGTTACGAATAGCTCTATCACCGTTCAATTCGATAAAATCTTCGCAAAGAACTTCAATATAATTAACGGCTCGAGGACGGGCAGGATGTCGACAAATCTGAACCCTTTCCCAAGGAGTCAATCGAGAATAAATCTGCTTTTTTAAATTATCCAGACGTTTCTCCAATTTCTGCAATTCCGACGTCGAGAGTAACGGATTTTTTTTATTTTTTTCCTTAAATTGAGCAATCGTTTTCTCATACTCCGCGATTTGTCTCTCGTGAGGCAGTAACTCCATACTCAAACCTTTTTATAACTGAAACATGACATTTTAATACAATTATCCGTAAAAAACAACGATTAGAAACCGTAACCGCACACTATAGAAAATTTCGAATATTTTTATTTCTCGTTTTGAAAAAAAATATTGAAAGGCCCTTTAAGATCTTTAAACACGATAATGAAATCCGCTCCCCAAAATGAATCGTTTCCTTGTAGAGAAAAAATTTCCATGACTTCCGTACCGGAACAGCCAACCACCATATCTCCCGAATCACCGGTTAAAATGACGGGTTTCATGGGTCCTTTATAAGAATCCAGAGAATTCGCTCTGAGAGAAGGACCGCCCTCAATTCGACAGGATCTACCGATACAAAAAACGGAAATACCATAAGAATCCTTCGGTTGAAGTTCCTTTCGACCAAGAAAAACTTGATAGGATTTCGGAGAAACGTTCGTCTGACAATAAAAACGCTCTCCCGGTAAAGCAGAGTCTCGTAAAAATCTAAATCCGGAAGGTTTATCCGAAGGAGAAGCGGCAGAAAAATGATAAGAAACCTTAAATAAAGTCCCGTTTTCCATAAATTCGTTTTCATCAACGTCTTCCGTAACAAAATCTCCGGAAAAACCCGCAATACCGAAACCTGAAGTGTCTTCGGGGGGGGTAGACTGAGTACCAAAACCGATAATTCCGATATCTCCTTTAAGAAAAGCTCCCATGCCGCTTTTACACCCGGAAGCACAAACATAGGATGAAAAATCAGAAGAACGTGTCATCCAAAAACCGAGTTCCTTATCCGAAAACCGATAATCGGTTCGTGTCTCGACACCGAATCGTTCCATAAAAAGCCGACATATGTTCGTAATTTCCTTTAAATTCCGACCTATTCCTTGACGATAAAGAGTGGGAAAAACAACTCCTCGATGATCAAACACAGCTTGCTGATAAGCGATCATGTTTTGAATAACGGAAAGATATTTTTCGTCTCTTTGCGAAAGACGTAATAAAATCAATCCTAATTCGGCGTATTCAGCCAAATAAGGCAAGCCTCCCCATAAGAAGCAAGCTCTTTCAAAAAGCAAAATCGTTCCTTGCTCCGTCTTATTGAAAACCGTCCGGTCTTCAAGACGAAAATCTTCGTCGGAAAGATAAGAGAGATACAGCGCATAAGCCAGCTCATGAACTTTCAGAACGGGATGGTATTTAAAATCAAGAATGCGTGAATAGCATTTGGAGTCCGAAAGAGACAATAAGGTTTTAATATCGGATTCGTAATTCAACATCATAATTACACGGCTAAC
Protein-coding regions in this window:
- a CDS encoding ABC transporter ATP-binding protein, which codes for MKVLLKILLKNKRHFLLLPLTLIGMLGLTLTSQMEILSLGVVVRTGPEIFGLLKRDFSPDKNQVLTYREASTTWEEITGNLDNPLTKENIAKYQTVRGKRSFFQRLTGCFDKIFNFSSNFYGLALFLIVVACLKAISLFSYRFFNQKTAIRISRDLRKEYFCSIQALPLSFYHEHDIGNLSNRVIVDSENIALSVNALFINYLQAPFTLLSTVWVCSSISWKLTVFVFLGFPVFVLPIMYLARKIKSLARSIQKNQDGFSSVLIEFLSGIMTVKLFGSEGFSFTKYSKHNDKIACLEEKSARYGLAPRPLLHAVSSLFFAFVIVTGIYHLNINPTELMVFCGLLYLVYEPIKKFADENTHIMKGVAAAERMNEIFLIRDERAGIKEPEELQGFHYDIEFRNVTFGYYPGEPVITDISFNLKKGESLGIVGPTGSGKSTIAKLLTRLYDVTSGEILIDGRSIYDYTPDSLRKHIACVPQETFLFYDTIHNNLTLGNEFKFEEIDKALSDSFSKEFIMKLPGGCDYTLEETGKNLSGGQQQRLSIARALLKKASILVLDEATSALDALSESYIKDVLERTKDVYTQIIIAHKLSTLEHVDKIIYLKAGKKIAEGSKEELLNLCQEFKLMWETGYGKLGLVEGDIRDIPEEIVCE
- a CDS encoding acetyl-CoA carboxylase carboxyltransferase subunit alpha is translated as MELLPHERQIAEYEKTIAQFKEKNKKNPLLSTSELQKLEKRLDNLKKQIYSRLTPWERVQICRHPARPRAVNYIEVLCEDFIELNGDRAIRNDPAVVGGVGKIGGSKFMVVGQEKGCDTDSRIHRNFGMLHPEGFRKALRLAKLAEKFGLPILFLLDTPGAYPGLVAEERGQGWAIAQNLRDLSVLATPIIVLVIGEGCSGGALGMGIGDVVAMLEHSYYSVISPEGCASILWKDPKRNSDSADMLKMQAEDLLGFEIIDVIIKEPVGGAHHNPNEVYKNVKDFVLKQSNLLKNLSGEELIEKRYRKFRNIGRYESSSENSPQE